GTCGCTCCAAGAGAACAGGGCATTCGTCAATTTGTTGGGAATCGATCTCGTCTCGAAAGCGGACATCTCTCTTGATACGTACGACACGATCACGCTCATTAACCACGCCCACGCCACCGAACCGGCGGTAGACGGCGTCGTCGACATCTACATTGATCACGCTGAACCTCAGTTCGAGATGGAAGTCGCGTTTTCAGATATCCGCCCGAACGTGTCCTCTTCATCGACGATTCTCACGAAATATCTCCAAACCCTCGATCTCACAGTCAGCGAGGAGGTCGCAACGGCTCTATTGTATGGGATCCGTGCCGAAACGCTCGATTTCAAGCGCGATACGACGCCGGCGGATCTCACGGCCGCGGCGTACCTCTACCCGTTTGCCGATCACGACACCTTAGAACAGGTCGAAGCACCGAGTATGAGTCCTGAAACGCTCGACGTGCTCGCAGAAGCCATCCACAACCGAGAGGTGAAAGGGAGCCACCTCGTCACGAACGCTGGCTTCGTGCGAGATCAGGACGCGCTTGGCCAAGCTGCCCAGCGACTCCTCAATCTCGAAGGGATCACTACCAGCGCCGTCTTCGCCATCACTGACGACGCAATCTATCTCGCCGCCCGATCGAAAGACATCCGGATGAACATCGGTTCCGTACTCGAAGATGCCTTCGGTGACATTGGAGAAACCGCCGGTCACTCGACCGACGCTAGTGCCACTATTCCACTCGGAATCTTCACAGGGATCGAAACGAGCGAGGAAAACCGCGGCACACTCCTCTCTCTCGTGGAAAAAGCCGTCAGAACCAAGCTCTTCGAAGCACTGGGAGTCGAAACGAGCGACGGGAACGGTTCGTAATCGCCGGCTGACCTTACTCTGCGGCCTCCGTTTGGTCGCTCGGTTGTTTGAGTCGAT
The sequence above is drawn from the Halocatena salina genome and encodes:
- a CDS encoding DHH family phosphoesterase; its protein translation is MSTAITMASMSTYAILGCGSVGHAVAEELEREQKDVLILDKDEDRVEALRDQDLDARTADIRESAVAESIADRDVILIMATDVETNKTAVKHLREQSGERYIVVRASDPVSADEFTDLGADVVINPSTVIADSALRALESGELEYKTGELVDSIDSTTSKMAILTHHRPNPDAIASAVALQAIADDRDVDADVIYDGEMSLQENRAFVNLLGIDLVSKADISLDTYDTITLINHAHATEPAVDGVVDIYIDHAEPQFEMEVAFSDIRPNVSSSSTILTKYLQTLDLTVSEEVATALLYGIRAETLDFKRDTTPADLTAAAYLYPFADHDTLEQVEAPSMSPETLDVLAEAIHNREVKGSHLVTNAGFVRDQDALGQAAQRLLNLEGITTSAVFAITDDAIYLAARSKDIRMNIGSVLEDAFGDIGETAGHSTDASATIPLGIFTGIETSEENRGTLLSLVEKAVRTKLFEALGVETSDGNGS